One Miscanthus floridulus cultivar M001 chromosome 11, ASM1932011v1, whole genome shotgun sequence DNA window includes the following coding sequences:
- the LOC136491569 gene encoding uncharacterized protein has product MLPIDVRRVLKLGMTYQLGKSGVLIIKRYMLDTYMKCSGGRVREAMDMDLVSFAMEMARSTSVADRLVGVRVLDRVLSVEKYSGLALMRLRASIDTVGSVVSMLGLKNKTTEEENTRGHAANVVLELSPDLQVESFPAVLQMVSSLLTAKTTAASTTSNVSVELTWLGVKILRKIMDNPDNCKEVVKDADDQVISSIVDLTAVSDDNSSSISWSPVTEEIIVEAVQVLHRLVRTTGDAGKVLRCKISENLHVLRNIRKILEHPRSHTELLTEAIGVLACLALDETGKEEIGGSARIIRKLVPSLVVETPSPSNRVKLAKSAVEALLVLAVDSQRNALRILEELKIEDMQQLVDMLSSDSTELRTMAAKLLAVLRVNSITEHVHYNRTVDNALPLLLKAIKLEVEKLYALVPAAGELHAHDANLEEWRTKQGALLESFVGLSVRVCTFIQASEFGDALRNANLTVDLLMHALNRILDMYKSPDTEYPGIRRVTVELIIWMLRSNRRCIEFFFRHQVDKAVKEVAETEERLEMFKMFCCGVGVAKHREPISSLVASAASALPSIARRLPGDVSAENTIPIA; this is encoded by the exons ATGCTCCCCATCGACGTCCGGCGGGTCCTGAAGCTCGGCATGACGTACCAGCTTGGCAAGTCAGGGGTGCTCATTATCAAGCGCTACATGCTCGACACCTACATGAAATGTTCCGGTGGAAGAGTGCGTGAAGCAATGGACATGGACCTGGTCAGCTTCGCCATGGAGATGGCGAGGTCCacctcggtggccgaccggctcgTCGGCGTCCGGGTTCTTGATCGCGTCCTCAGCGTGGAGAAGTACAGTGGGCTGGCGCTGATGAGGCTCCGAGCTTCCATTGACACTGTGGGAAGCGTGGTCAGTATGCTTGGACTGAAGAACAAGACCACGGAGGAAGAGAACACCAGAGGGCACGCGGCGAACGTGGTGCTGGAGCTCTCTCCAGACCTCCAAGTGGAGAGCTTCCCAGCAGTGCTGCAGATGGTGTCTTCACTGCTTACTGCGAAGACAACGGCAGCGTCGACAACGAGCAATGTCAGCGTCGAGCTTACATGGCTCGGTGTGAAAATCCTCAGAAAGATCATGGACAATCCGGACAACTGTAAGGAAGTAGTGAAGGATGCCGATGACCAGGTGATATCAAGCATTGTGGACCTTACAGCTGTTAGTGATGACAACAGCAGCTCAATCTCGTGGTCTCCAGTAACAGAGGAGATCATCGTGGAGGCAGTTCAAGTCCTGCACAGGCTGGTCCGAACTACCGGCGATGCCGGTAAGGTGCTTAGGTGCAAAATCTCTGAGAACCTCCATGTTCTCAGGAACATTAGAAAGATCCTGGAACATCCAAGGAGCCATACTGAGCTACTCACTGAAGCAATTGGAGTTCTTGCCTGCTTAGCTTTGGATGAGACAGGAAAGGAAGAGATTGGGGGTTCAGCTCGGATCATTAGGAAGCTTGTTCCATCCCTTGTTGTTGAAACTCCATCCCCATCCAACAGAGTCAAGCTAGCTAAGTCTGCTGTTGAAGCATTACTTGTTCTTGCCGTGGACAGCCAAAGGAATGCCTTGAGGATCCTTGAAGAACTGAAGATTGAAGACATGCAGCAACTTGTTGATATGCTTTCTTCTGACTCCACAGAGCTCAGAACTATGGCTGCAAAACTCTTGGCGGTTCTACGTGTCAATTCTATAACAGAACATGTTCATTATAACAGGACAGTCGACAACGCACTACCTCTG CTGCTGAAAGCAATCAAGCTAGAGGTGGAGAAACTATATGCCCTGGTACCTGCTGCTGGAGAACTTCATGCCCATGATGCT AATTTGGAGGAATGGAGGACCAAGCAGGGTGCACTACTGGAGAGCTTTGTTGGCCTCAGCGTTCGGGTCTGCACATTCATTCAGGCAAGCGAGTTCGGCGATGCGCTCCGGAATGCCAACCTCACAGTGGATTTGCTCATGCACGCGCTGAACAGGATCCTTGATATGTACAAGTCACCAGACACAGAGTACCCAGGTATAAGGCGGGTAACAGTTGAGCTAATCATTTGGATGCTACGGAGCAACAGACGCTGCATTGAGTTTTTCTTTCGGCACCAAGTGGACAAGGCAGTGAAAGAAGTCGCAGAGACAGAAGAAAGACTTGAAATGTTTAAGATGTTCTGCTGCGGCGTTGGCGTCGCTAAGCACAGAGAGCCCATTTCTTCTCTTGTTGCTTCTGCAGCCTCTGCTCTGCCTAGCATTGCTAGAAGGCTCCCAGGCGACGTGTCGGCAGAGAACACAATACCAATTGCTTAA